One segment of Fusobacterium perfoetens DNA contains the following:
- a CDS encoding HU family DNA-binding protein has protein sequence MVKKEFIELYYKENNTSSREEAKKQVDMFLKTMEKALMQNETLIFRGLGTFTVKTVQKKNPVNPKTHEPVETAPRTTVRFKCGKKMETLLATRKKRRKK, from the coding sequence TTGGTAAAAAAGGAGTTTATTGAGCTTTATTATAAAGAAAATAATACAAGTTCAAGAGAAGAAGCTAAAAAGCAAGTAGATATGTTTTTAAAAACTATGGAAAAAGCATTAATGCAAAATGAAACACTTATTTTCAGAGGTTTAGGAACTTTCACTGTTAAGACAGTTCAAAAGAAAAATCCTGTAAATCCAAAAACACATGAGCCAGTTGAAACTGCACCAAGAACAACTGTAAGATTTAAATGTGGTAAAAAAATGGAAACTTTACTTGCTACTAGAAAAAAAAGAAGAAAAAAATAA